The nucleotide window GCGCATCCTAGAACTCTAAAATTGTCGTACCGGATCCTAAGATTCACACCGTATCTGATACCCCTAcctgagtccaagtaacattGGTTGTAGCTCATGGTTTAAGAACTATTTTCTCTTCAGTTTTTGCATATtcttttaaagtgtttttgcacCGTATTTTGCACTacgttttgcacttttgccACTTAGCACTTAGAAGGCTTTGAATTTATACTCATTGGTTATCATGATCAAGGTTAATGGAAACTTTCAAACTAATGTACATGTAGATGCAAATATGAATTGGAAAATTGATTATACTTTTAATTGACATTTACTTTTGTATGATATCTCTAAATAAACGAAAATGACATAACTTAAGTTACTTGGACTCATTCACGTACCTGTGTCGATCCTTGATGCTTGGACATTGGTATGCCACTTAGACACTTTATTTTAGacataaaattgaatttttagacgtatccgacacttggacacgtactaGTATCCgtcatcagtacccgagtccaagtaacatagatttTAACTATATCTTGTTTCTTTTGGCTTGCAGAGGCTGCTGCTTATGGTGATGATGAGAATGAGGTCTTTAAGCTTCATTATCATAGTATCTACTATCTTCTTTGTTGCATCCTCGAGAGATTTTCGTTTGTATTTTCCGATTCCTTTTCTGATGGAGTAATATTCTTTTTCAGTCTATGGAGGCGAAAGCTAAAAAGGCCTTGGAGTGCCCATGTATAGCTGATTTGCGTAAAGGCGCTTGTGGGAGTCAGTTTTCAGAGGCCTTCTTCTGTTTTCTTAAGAGCACTGCTGAAGAAAAGGTGAGTGCAAATTCTAGTTTGTAGACAACATATTTCTTTTTGTATTGCACCTCGGAAAAAAGGACCTTTTTGCGCCTCGTGCCTTTAAATCTTACTTGATCACTTTGGGCGGCGGCATAGCGAACTTTGATATGTTCTTTCTAGATACATCCTTAACATGTCCTCCATTATGATAACACCAGTGTTACATAATTCGTTGTCTAGTTCACTTTTCATATtcgtgattcgctcaaaatgacaaaaaatatcCTAAAACctatcataattcatttttcTGATTCGCAATTCATGGTGAAATCGACGAATCATGTGACACGGGATAACACCTTAACCAATCTCTATTGGTCCTTCCaaactataattttaattgGTGTGTGGGTTTGTTGTTTTTCCCTCTTTAATTTCTCTTTCGATCGAATTACTTGGGTAGAGTTTGTGGTAGTGGCAATTGAGGATGTGTTTGCGATGTATGTGAATTGTGGGTGTCAATAATGGCGGTGATAAGGTTGTGTAGGTGTGTTGAGGGTGGTGGGTGGTGATAATGGTTAAATAGGATCAAGGGTGCTtatattgtaaaattttttgTCGAAGTTGAAGTCCATGGTGAGCGATTGGGAGTAGGGAATCAAGAAGAAAAGGTTTTGGGTAATCCTATTGGGCATAGCGAACCAAATATCAACGAAAGGAACTTTATGTACAGCTCGATTCCATTTCCCATTCGTATTACCCTTGACTAAACGCCCCCTATATAAATGGTTAAATCGTGACCAAACATCAATGGTCTATTTTGTATTTTCCCGATTCTGTTTGTTGGTTTTACTTCTAGTTAAGGCATTTACTTCTTGTACCTCTACTTGTTTTGTGAGGGAAACTTATACCTTTGATCGGTTACATATACGTTAGAATCCCTCCAAAAACATGAACCGGGAATTTCAATGATCTTTTGCCAAAACCTCGATTTGACTTCATTCTTCTAAGAATCGTGCTTTCCGTTTGCGTGTGTTCAGGGCTCAGATTGCGTGCATCCGTTCGTTGCGCTACAAAGCTGCATAAAAGCCAATGCAAATGCATTTACAAAGGACATTGTGGAAGATGATCAAGTCAAGAAAGAGGAAGGATCTTCTGCTGATTATAGAATACTTCCACCAAAATGGTCATTGGAATCACCAAATTTTAAATCTAGATCTTAAAGTTTAGACTAGACCAAAAATATTCCCAAAAATTTTGGTATTGTGGGTGACTATCCCCTTTATTTACTTGCAATTGATGGTTTTTCACTTTCAAATAAATGCTTACGTGTGGCTTCCTCATGCAAGATTTTCCTTCTATTATTATGACGGTATTAtaatgattattaatcattatttataattttttaacttcACAAAAATTCATGACTATACTGCTATCCAACTTattgaattttgactttttatataacaacatttaagatatttaaaaattacagatatattgattattttaattattttttttaaaaaaactataatttctttcaattacaaattacaaatttcTTGCAAATAAAGTtctcaaatattaatatttttatggattgagattatttttattccttttaaaaaaaattataagttataacaatatattcTATATAAAATTGACATTGGATGTGCAAAATCCAAAAAGTTAAATATTGAttctaatttataaattatcaattaattactaaaatattatttatattattttgaaaaatattatcaCCATACGTAGAAAGTGCTCATGGAAGGTTTTGAGGCCTGCTTGAGTGGTCGAGCTTGATGGGCTCGGTCGAGCCAAGCAGGGGCAGCAAGACAAAAGCTGTTGGACTCTCGCTCGTGTGGTCAAGCGGATCTTGCTCGAGTCGAGCAACGATCAGCTCCTCACAATACGCGTTTCTGTTTTATGTTCGATTCTTTATGGGCTTTTGTGGGTTTGTTCTAAGGCTCCCAAATATGTCATGAGACTATATATGGGGTCTTAGGAGTGTATTAGGGTGAGTGTGAGAGCCTAATACTAAGAGATTACTAGGATTTAATCAAAAAAGTTTTCTCCACTTGTATTAGGGCATTTGAGGGAGATTGACATCAAGGTTCAATCTTTTGCTTTGAGAGTGTGTTCTTGAAGCttgtaaggtgagtcattaatatatttattattcttgcttatattaatgataagatactttatttgagggggaggtatcattagatacTTCATATATTGTGTGTTGTTACCATTGTTGTTGCTtgctttgtttttgtgattttctttGCATTAGTTTACTTCTTGTTTCTTCACCATTGCATTAGCATATCTCCAACAATTTTGTATAGATTTTAACCTAGAATCTGACAATGAAATGTGATAGATTTACAAGCATTTGACTTGTGGCACTCCAAGAAATGAATTGCTTAATTTGTGTGGGAATGTAAGCATAAATCTTGTATAGATTGTAACCATGAATTACAATGAAATGTGATAGATTTTGCAAGCGTTAGTGTGTTTCCTTGCATCTTCTTTGTTCTTGGATTTTATTGTTTTCGCGATCATATGTGTTCTCAATTGTTCTTTCTTTGATTGTACGAATGCAAAATCCAAGAGTGTTGGTCACTTAGTCTTAACATAATGTTTATTGTGAGATTTAgtggggatatgatgtgtttgtATTAATCAGCTATATGAAACGTTTGGAGTGGAAGATCGAATAAGTGAACTGCCAAGTGCCAAATAACATCCTCTCACATATTCTTGAATACCTAACAATGAAGGATACAATAACTACTACAATTCTTTCAACCTTATCttaaattctacttgaaaacATTATAGCTCATAAAATTTTAAGGTAATTTAGTAGTCAAAGTTACTAAATCTTGGCCTctctttataataattataaattttgaatttgggATATTTGGCTATTTTGTTCAACTCCATATGTAAGGtaggtttttaaatgtttggtTTAGCAACTTGTGATTTTTAAACTTACATTTTGAGTTAAGGTTATGTTTCTTGTTTAGCTCATTGTGCTAAATCAAGGGCTTTTTGTGTTTATATATTGTGGAGTTAAAAACGTTTTAATTAATCATGTAAGCGGAACGATAGTAGTGCGAGATCGGATTAGCGCTTTGCCAGATCATATCCTCTCACACATTCTTCAATTCTTGTCACAGAAGGAAGCAACAGCTACTAGCATCTTATCTAAGAGATGGAAAAAATTATGGTTATTATACCCTTATATGGATTTTGATAATAGATgttcaaaaaattatattgtgAAAGCATTTATTCAGAGAATCGATAAAACTTTGGGTCAATTTAACGCTCCAAAATTGCATGTATTCAAGGTTTTCAGCAAGAGGCCGAGGGGTTTTAAGTCTCACATAACAAATTGGATTTCCTTGGCAATTAAGAATGGTGTTTCTGAACTTGTATTACAATTGGGTAATATTGATCGTACTGGTAGCATATGGAACTATTATGTTTCTTCTTATATATTTGGTGAAGATATAAAACATTGCACTTTATCGCTTGCCAACTCTCCAGATTTTGCAAAGCACTTTGAGTTTCGAAGAGTTTTATGCCTAAGATGTGTAAATCTTTGTAATGgagtttttaacaaaattttgtcAAGATGTTCTTTTCTTGAAAAGTTTCTGTTGATGAATGATGTTCGGCTAGTTTATGCAAAGAATAAAGCTCCTCACTTGAATTTGAAGAGGCTGGAGCTATACAACTGTGTGAACCTTAAAAAATTGGATCTTTTGGCTCCAAATCTTACCACTTTCAGATATCAAGGAAGCGAGTGCATCTTTTGTATCCTGAATGCTCATAAGCTTGTTTCTCTAGATCTGATGCCCAATATTTTTCTAGAACGAAACTCGAATGCATCCTTTCCAAAGAAAAGTTCTTCTCTTATCTCCCAAAGCTGGAATCTTTGCTAGTGACAGTGGAGAGCTTTGAGGTAAGCAAATGCATAATGAGATTGCGTTCTGACTTTTTTACTACCTCCGTCCCAAAGATATGTTCCAAGTTTTTGTCTCTTATCGTTGGATGGCTCTGTGCAGGAAATGACTGATCTTACAGAATTGAGTTTACTCAGTAATCTGAAAAAGCTGACGATGTTTGTAGACCAACCATCTTCTCTACGACGAGCCTACCAAGTAGTTACATCCATTATTAGAGAAGCTCCATACTTGGAGTTTATTGAGCTAATGGTAAGTACTTttgcatttcatcaaacatatTTCCAAACATATTGGGAAAATATGAAGTTTATTGTTTACTAAGAGTGGTTAAAATCTTATTTGTTGGCAATTTCTTTGATCACTTTACATAAGAATTAATAGTATTTTATTTTCTCGTGTTTGTTCATAGGATCAAAGTATTCAGTGAGTGTTATGAAGGGATGAGCATTTCAGGGTTTGGTTCGGGTCTGGACCTCCTACTATTACCCGGACTATAAGTTTACTCTTTCCATAAGAGAATAAGCTCTCTGAAAACTAACATCTTTGTAATGCTTGTGGTTAAAATCTAGACCGCATTACGTTTGTTGAACTAAACTTCTAAGCTTAAATCATTCAACCCCTTTCCTGTTTCCACTCCAGTCCTACACATCTTCGATTTTCATCGCCcttttaagttctttaagttCCAACTTTTAGTCTTCTTTTGGATCTTATTTTGTGTTAATATCCCCATTATTAAAGCATAATCTTTCTCTTCCAACTTCATAGTGTCTATAATTTGTGCTAAAGTGACACTTCAGGTAATCCGTCGTACTCAGGATTTAATTTAAGAGGTATGTGCAGTTGGATACCTTGCACATGGCTATAATCACCCAACCATGTTGTTGTAATGCATTCTGCTAATAATGTTCTCTCGCTGTTGCGTGTAGCTTGTGCCACTAAGTTCTGATGCCAAGACCATCCAAGCACTAGAATTGGCTTCCATGTCTCCTCATCAGAATCTTAAGCATGTCAGAGTGAATGGCTTCAGAGGTGATGCATATATATTGGAATTTCTTGCTTAACTTCAAATATCTGCCATCGCTCTTCAAAAATCGTTATCAGTACAAGTAATGGTGTAATGTATGGAGATCATTATGCGGATCTACCCTTAAATTTGAATGATGATGAAGCTTTGTTAGTAGAGCAAGGTATTTCAGACAAACTTGCCCTGAAAATGTTCGACTCGAAGCTTTGTAAACATTGCAAAGATGTTCATATTGAAGTAATGTAGCGGTGAAATGTTTGGAGATCattatatgtgttttttttataggagTGTTTGGTTTGACGGAAAactttttcatgtt belongs to Amaranthus tricolor cultivar Red isolate AtriRed21 chromosome 17, ASM2621246v1, whole genome shotgun sequence and includes:
- the LOC130803835 gene encoding F-box/LRR-repeat protein At3g58900-like: MEACKIYKHLTCGTPRNELLNLCGNLIVLNQGLFVFIYCGVKNVLINHVSGTIVVRDRISALPDHILSHILQFLSQKEATATSILSKRWKKLWLLYPYMDFDNRCSKNYIVKAFIQRIDKTLGQFNAPKLHVFKVFSKRPRGFKSHITNWISLAIKNGVSELVLQLGNIDRTGSIWNYYVSSYIFGEDIKHCTLSLANSPDFAKHFEFRRVLCLRCVNLCNGVFNKILSRCSFLEKFLLMNDVRLVYAKNKAPHLNLKRLELYNCVNLKKLDLLAPNLTTFRYQGSECIFCILNAHKLVSLDLMPNIFLERNSNASFPKKSSSLISQSWNLC
- the LOC130804256 gene encoding mitochondrial intermembrane space import and assembly protein 40 homolog isoform X1 yields the protein MGQSQSKISTIAETPKENTNASAPPSMDSLLAEAAAYGDDENESMEAKAKKALECPCIADLRKGACGSQFSEAFFCFLKSTAEEKGSDCVHPFVALQSCIKANANAFTKDIVEDDQVKKEEGSSADYRILPPKWSLESPNFKSRS
- the LOC130804256 gene encoding mitochondrial intermembrane space import and assembly protein 40 homolog isoform X2; translation: MPLLLLPWILYLQRLLLMVMMRMRSLSFIIISMEAKAKKALECPCIADLRKGACGSQFSEAFFCFLKSTAEEKGSDCVHPFVALQSCIKANANAFTKDIVEDDQVKKEEGSSADYRILPPKWSLESPNFKSRS